A window of the Pantoea sp. Lij88 genome harbors these coding sequences:
- a CDS encoding tautomerase family protein — MPFTRITLRQGYSEAALHQLSALLQQALVAEFDVPEHDCFQVIEMLPAGQRVFDRHYLSGGRSDNFVLFQVLAGRPRSRHQKQRFYHSLCAALQTEMAIDPDDVMIIIQFNSTEEWSFSGGRMLAQEAL; from the coding sequence ATGCCGTTCACCCGAATTACGTTGCGTCAGGGGTATAGCGAGGCGGCCCTGCATCAGCTCTCGGCGCTGCTTCAGCAGGCGTTGGTGGCGGAGTTTGACGTGCCTGAGCATGATTGCTTTCAGGTGATTGAGATGCTTCCTGCCGGTCAGCGGGTGTTTGATCGTCACTATCTCAGCGGCGGGCGCAGCGATAATTTCGTGCTGTTTCAGGTGCTGGCCGGCCGACCGCGATCCCGGCATCAGAAGCAACGGTTTTATCATTCACTCTGCGCGGCGCTTCAGACGGAGATGGCGATCGATCCTGACGATGTAATGATCATTATTCAGTTCAACAGCACGGAAGAGTGGAGTTTTAGCGGCGGCCGGATGCTGGCACAGGAGGCGTTATGA
- a CDS encoding carboxymuconolactone decarboxylase family protein, protein MKKSLDRETLAQRAPKLAELTQQVLFDDIWQRDGLSPRERSLLTLATLTALGRVQQLPWHIEFARQNGLTQDELAESFTHLAFYAGWPAAVTALSYLEENH, encoded by the coding sequence ATGAAAAAATCACTGGATCGGGAAACACTGGCGCAGCGCGCGCCAAAACTGGCTGAACTGACACAGCAGGTGCTGTTTGACGATATCTGGCAGCGCGATGGACTGTCACCCCGCGAACGCAGCCTGCTGACGCTGGCAACCTTAACAGCGCTGGGGCGCGTCCAGCAGTTGCCGTGGCACATCGAATTCGCCCGCCAGAATGGGCTGACGCAGGATGAGCTGGCAGAGAGCTTCACCCATCTGGCGTTTTACGCAGGCTGGCCCGCCGCCGTTACCGCGCTGAGCTATCTGGAGGAGAACCACTGA
- a CDS encoding LysR substrate-binding domain-containing protein, with protein sequence MNRLPESLDMDALRSFVAGIDAGSFALAAQHLCRSTSAVSAQLKKLEQQCGTALVMKKGRHLQLTRSGEQLMSYARRLLSLNDETLRAVKGEALQGEIRIGMQEDFGEALMPAILGAFNRQHPDVMLTARVDRNLPLLTALARHELDLALLWQAEQQAGTQLIGQCPLAWIQHPAFDLAGVLQRGEPLPLVAFDAPCVMRSRATEALDRAGIPWRIVFTSHSLSGIWAALQAGLGITLRTRAGLPETLVTESQRLPQPGYLGIALARSDQGDDPARALLQHLITEAALPFVQR encoded by the coding sequence ATGAACAGGCTACCGGAGTCACTCGATATGGATGCGCTGCGCAGTTTCGTGGCGGGCATTGACGCGGGCAGCTTTGCTCTGGCCGCACAGCATCTGTGCCGGTCAACCTCGGCCGTCAGTGCGCAGCTCAAAAAACTTGAGCAGCAGTGTGGAACGGCGCTGGTGATGAAAAAAGGGCGGCATCTGCAGCTGACCCGCAGCGGTGAACAGCTGATGAGCTACGCCAGACGTCTGTTGTCGCTGAACGATGAAACATTGCGGGCAGTGAAAGGCGAGGCGTTGCAGGGTGAAATACGCATCGGGATGCAGGAGGATTTTGGCGAAGCGTTAATGCCTGCCATTCTCGGCGCGTTTAACCGTCAGCATCCGGATGTGATGCTCACCGCGCGCGTCGACAGAAACCTGCCACTGCTGACGGCGCTGGCCCGTCATGAACTGGATTTGGCGCTGCTGTGGCAGGCAGAACAGCAGGCGGGAACACAATTAATTGGTCAGTGTCCGTTAGCCTGGATTCAGCATCCGGCGTTTGATCTGGCGGGGGTTCTGCAGCGCGGCGAACCGCTGCCGCTGGTGGCGTTTGATGCGCCCTGTGTGATGCGATCGCGCGCCACTGAGGCGCTGGATCGGGCAGGCATTCCGTGGCGTATTGTCTTTACCAGCCACAGTCTTAGCGGAATCTGGGCGGCATTACAGGCCGGACTGGGGATTACGCTGCGCACCCGCGCGGGGTTGCCGGAGACGCTGGTCACTGAATCACAGCGACTGCCACAACCCGGCTATCTGGGTATCGCGCTGGCCCGCTCAGATCAGGGCGACGATCCGGCGCGTGCGCTGTTGCAGCATCTGATCACCGAAGCTGCCCTGCCCTTTGTTCAGCGCTGA
- a CDS encoding TetR/AcrR family transcriptional regulator → MAKEMIRQGGRSARIQAEVHTTVNRLLETLDRSAITVPMIAEQAGVTPSTIYRRWGDLAQLLADVAVARMRPIADPEDTGSMTGDLTLFIQQYAEEMSSKVGREMLADVIGSHAEEASQKCCRFTYQHLETINNRAIARGESGFDVDRIVDGVVAPVMFHILFSDRDVSAQYCSSLIQREF, encoded by the coding sequence ATGGCAAAGGAGATGATTCGTCAGGGTGGGCGCAGCGCACGGATTCAGGCGGAAGTGCATACCACCGTTAACCGGTTGCTGGAGACGCTCGACCGTTCCGCCATTACTGTCCCGATGATCGCCGAACAGGCAGGTGTCACGCCCTCCACGATCTATCGACGCTGGGGCGATCTGGCCCAGTTACTGGCAGATGTGGCCGTCGCGCGGATGCGGCCGATTGCGGACCCGGAAGATACCGGATCGATGACTGGCGATCTGACGTTGTTTATCCAGCAGTATGCTGAAGAGATGTCCTCGAAAGTGGGTCGCGAAATGCTGGCCGATGTGATTGGCAGTCATGCTGAAGAAGCCAGCCAGAAATGCTGCAGGTTCACTTATCAGCATCTTGAGACTATCAACAACCGGGCCATCGCACGCGGTGAATCGGGCTTTGATGTTGATCGCATTGTCGATGGCGTCGTGGCGCCCGTCATGTTCCATATTCTGTTCAGTGACCGCGACGTCTCAGCGCAATACTGTTCTTCGCTGATTCAGCGGGAATTTTAA
- a CDS encoding GNAT family N-acetyltransferase: MIWESERLLYRYTVREDLDDLFRIYSDPETHKFNPRGPWPDREHAVQSMERTLHLYKDQGFGDWTVFEKAHPDKIIGFGGVFRSQFDGRQTNNLGYRFEPAAWGKGYATELSRRAIRYGFEEAGLSVITGVTRENHLASRRVLEKAGLTFLKKVEDAEGGPPHLMFTLSRRDWLAAGNTVNACF; the protein is encoded by the coding sequence ATGATTTGGGAATCAGAGCGGTTGCTCTACAGATATACCGTTCGTGAGGATCTTGATGACCTCTTCAGAATCTACAGCGACCCCGAAACGCATAAATTCAACCCGCGAGGCCCATGGCCTGACAGGGAACATGCTGTTCAGTCGATGGAACGCACGCTGCATCTCTACAAAGATCAGGGCTTTGGCGACTGGACCGTATTTGAGAAAGCCCATCCGGATAAAATCATCGGCTTTGGGGGCGTATTCCGAAGCCAGTTCGATGGCCGTCAGACCAACAATCTCGGATACCGTTTTGAACCCGCGGCGTGGGGCAAAGGGTATGCGACCGAGCTTTCCCGCAGAGCCATCCGCTATGGATTCGAGGAGGCCGGACTGAGTGTCATCACGGGTGTGACGCGCGAAAACCACCTTGCTTCGCGGCGCGTACTGGAAAAAGCGGGCTTAACCTTTTTGAAGAAGGTCGAGGATGCCGAAGGTGGACCGCCTCACCTGATGTTTACCCTTAGCCGGCGCGATTGGCTTGCGGCTGGCAACACCGTAAACGCCTGCTTCTGA
- a CDS encoding methyl-accepting chemotaxis protein has protein sequence MKISTRLYAGFGLLILLFVLCSGIAFHALNSARDGMNDVVNVKMKRYQLVLDMRGSLRDMAIAVRNMALLTDAKAMEPEWKRLQTQKALFITTREKLARMMDDATPAAREAFSKGLSVEKATLDSLEQAGRLALDHRPQEATTYLLTVTRPAQRSLLEAINALAAVQSAESQKAVTMNSESSTRTRFTLMTLVCISILMALATCLFTVRTLMRQLGGEPSQAQALAAAIASGDLTTTIALRKGDTRSLLASLEGMQASLRVLVSGIKEAAGSVALAADEISRGNTELSSRTEEQASALQETAASMEQLTATVKSNTLGAKQTAGSARETASLARSGENDVHRMSETMNGISLSAAKIRDITSVIEGIAFQTNILALNAAVEAARAGEEGRGFAVVAGEVRSLAQRSATAARDIKSLIEQTVGQVEQGVSVAAGTGHSILKIVGMVSELAVAMDNLSLSSSEQMQGISQVSIAVSQMDGVTQNNAALVEESSSASQSLSEQAHALRGMVDSFKVHSAA, from the coding sequence GTGAAAATTTCAACCCGACTGTATGCTGGCTTTGGCCTGCTCATTCTGCTGTTTGTTCTTTGCAGTGGTATTGCCTTTCACGCGCTGAATAGTGCCCGTGATGGCATGAACGATGTGGTTAATGTGAAGATGAAACGCTATCAGCTGGTGCTCGATATGCGTGGCAGCCTGCGTGATATGGCTATTGCCGTGCGCAATATGGCCCTGCTGACTGATGCCAAAGCGATGGAGCCGGAGTGGAAACGCTTGCAGACCCAGAAGGCGCTTTTTATCACTACCCGTGAGAAGCTGGCCCGCATGATGGATGATGCCACACCTGCCGCTCGTGAGGCTTTCAGCAAAGGGTTGTCGGTGGAAAAAGCCACGCTCGATTCGCTGGAACAGGCTGGCCGTCTGGCTCTCGATCACCGCCCGCAGGAAGCGACTACCTATCTGCTGACCGTGACGCGTCCGGCTCAGCGTAGTCTGCTGGAGGCGATCAACGCCCTTGCCGCTGTTCAGAGTGCGGAAAGCCAGAAAGCCGTGACGATGAATAGTGAATCATCGACGCGAACCCGCTTCACGCTGATGACCCTGGTATGTATTTCTATACTCATGGCTCTGGCGACCTGCCTGTTTACCGTGCGCACGCTGATGCGTCAGCTGGGAGGCGAACCGTCTCAGGCTCAGGCACTGGCTGCGGCTATCGCTTCTGGCGACCTGACAACGACCATCGCATTAAGAAAGGGTGATACCCGCAGCCTGTTGGCTTCACTGGAAGGTATGCAGGCCAGCCTGCGTGTACTGGTTTCCGGCATTAAAGAGGCAGCGGGTTCCGTGGCGCTGGCGGCGGATGAAATTTCGCGAGGTAACACCGAGTTGTCGTCGCGCACTGAAGAGCAGGCGTCTGCGCTGCAGGAAACGGCAGCCAGCATGGAGCAGCTTACCGCCACTGTGAAGAGCAACACCCTGGGCGCGAAGCAGACGGCGGGTTCAGCCCGTGAAACCGCCTCGCTGGCGCGCAGCGGCGAAAATGATGTCCACCGCATGTCCGAGACCATGAATGGCATCTCACTCAGCGCCGCAAAAATCCGCGACATCACCAGCGTGATCGAGGGGATCGCCTTCCAGACCAATATCCTGGCGCTTAACGCGGCGGTTGAAGCCGCAAGGGCCGGAGAAGAGGGACGTGGATTTGCCGTTGTTGCGGGTGAAGTTCGCTCGCTGGCGCAGCGAAGCGCAACCGCAGCCCGGGATATCAAATCGCTGATTGAGCAGACTGTCGGACAGGTAGAGCAGGGCGTCTCGGTAGCGGCCGGAACCGGCCACAGCATTCTGAAAATTGTCGGTATGGTCAGTGAGCTGGCCGTCGCGATGGACAATCTTTCTCTCTCTTCATCCGAACAGATGCAGGGCATTTCGCAGGTCAGCATCGCTGTCAGTCAGATGGATGGGGTAACGCAAAACAACGCCGCGCTGGTGGAAGAGTCTTCATCGGCTTCTCAGTCGCTGTCTGAGCAGGCACACGCGCTGCGTGGCATGGTTGATTCGTTTAAGGTGCACAGCGCAGCTTAA
- a CDS encoding pyridoxamine 5'-phosphate oxidase family protein: MAEQSSIITELTELEGLYGTVARPSIAKVTDHIHPAYRPFIAASPFVALATSGPEGLDVSPRGDPAGFIEIEDDKTLLLPDRRGNNRIDSLRNILHDNRVALLFLIPGIGETLRINGTAAISTDPALLERFAINNQLPKTVLRISVQSVFFQCSRAIIRSGLWNVETQIARQSLPSTGSILKQIAEIDGEAYDKALPERLKNSLY, from the coding sequence ATGGCTGAACAAAGCAGCATAATCACTGAACTGACTGAACTTGAGGGTCTTTATGGCACGGTTGCCCGCCCCTCTATCGCTAAAGTGACCGATCATATCCATCCCGCCTATCGTCCGTTTATCGCCGCCTCGCCTTTTGTCGCGCTGGCAACGTCGGGGCCGGAGGGACTGGATGTTTCACCGCGCGGCGATCCGGCCGGATTTATCGAAATCGAAGATGATAAAACCCTGCTATTGCCCGACAGACGCGGCAATAATCGCATCGACAGCCTGCGTAATATTCTGCATGACAATCGGGTCGCGCTGCTTTTTCTCATTCCTGGCATTGGAGAAACGTTACGCATCAACGGCACGGCGGCGATCAGCACCGACCCGGCGCTGCTTGAACGCTTCGCCATCAACAATCAGCTGCCCAAAACCGTGCTGCGTATCAGCGTGCAAAGTGTTTTCTTTCAGTGCAGCCGGGCGATTATCCGTTCGGGATTGTGGAATGTTGAAACGCAAATCGCGCGGCAGTCTCTGCCCAGCACCGGCTCGATTCTCAAACAGATTGCGGAGATTGATGGCGAGGCCTACGACAAAGCGCTGCCTGAGCGATTAAAGAACTCGCTCTACTGA
- a CDS encoding VOC family protein: MKIAEIDHIHLYVENIEQAEKWYNEVLGFSRDNALYFWFEQGGPLVIRNNRASLSLFLRKSQPPGHTVAFGVAASSFNELIPILSKHEIPFSVSDHDVSMSVYFNDLSNNKIEVTSYDYLQAKQILESIA, translated from the coding sequence ATGAAAATAGCTGAGATCGATCATATCCATCTCTATGTTGAAAATATTGAGCAGGCAGAAAAGTGGTATAACGAGGTTTTGGGCTTTTCCCGGGACAACGCGCTGTACTTCTGGTTTGAACAGGGTGGGCCGCTGGTCATCAGAAATAACCGGGCATCACTTTCTCTTTTTCTTAGAAAATCCCAGCCTCCAGGTCACACGGTAGCTTTCGGGGTAGCAGCATCATCTTTTAACGAACTTATTCCGATCCTCAGTAAGCATGAAATCCCTTTCAGCGTCAGTGACCACGACGTGTCGATGTCCGTCTATTTCAACGACCTTAGTAACAATAAAATTGAAGTGACCTCTTACGACTATCTTCAGGCAAAGCAGATACTGGAGAGCATTGCCTAA
- a CDS encoding MFS transporter has translation MNPILTPQAASRTTLFSFTGAALISATSSAPTPLYPLYRNLFHLTPTMLTLIFGAYAFALLAALLTVGKVSDYTGRRPLMLLALAINAIALVIFMTASSATTLIAARLVQGFATGIALPTFGASLIDASKTRGPLLNSFTAFLGMTLGTLTGGILVSFAPFPTVTIYALLLLLMLVAMALLPLIPETIAPQPGVLAALRPQVCIPRRALGPLLKVTPVNIATWMLGGFYLSLMPMMVANATGLTSPFIGGSIVATLMLSATAAVFLFRPLHPARALVIGTLMLMAGVSVTLTGLSLHSVALLYLGTAIAGQGFGSIFSSVLKIIMQLAESHERAGLFSAFLIKSYLAFALPAIAAGIAAPHLGLNQTAWYYGMTIIVLALVSLLAVRGRALAGAAST, from the coding sequence ATGAACCCCATACTGACGCCTCAGGCCGCGAGCCGCACGACGCTTTTCAGCTTCACCGGTGCAGCGCTGATCTCCGCCACCAGCAGTGCGCCGACTCCGCTGTACCCACTTTATCGCAATCTGTTTCATCTGACGCCGACCATGCTGACGCTGATTTTTGGCGCCTATGCTTTCGCGTTGCTGGCTGCGCTGCTGACGGTGGGTAAAGTGTCTGACTATACCGGCCGCCGCCCGCTGATGCTGCTGGCGCTGGCGATCAATGCGATCGCGCTGGTGATTTTCATGACTGCCAGTTCTGCCACCACCTTAATCGCCGCCCGATTGGTTCAGGGTTTCGCTACCGGCATTGCCTTGCCGACCTTTGGTGCCAGCCTGATTGATGCCAGTAAAACCCGCGGGCCACTGCTGAACTCCTTCACCGCGTTTCTGGGAATGACGCTGGGCACGCTCACGGGCGGTATTCTGGTCAGCTTTGCACCGTTTCCTACGGTGACGATCTACGCACTGCTGCTGTTACTGATGCTGGTGGCAATGGCGCTGTTACCGCTGATACCTGAAACCATTGCGCCTCAGCCCGGTGTCCTTGCCGCGCTGCGACCTCAGGTCTGCATCCCGCGACGCGCGCTGGGTCCGTTGCTTAAGGTCACGCCGGTGAACATCGCAACCTGGATGCTGGGCGGGTTTTACCTGTCACTGATGCCGATGATGGTGGCAAACGCAACCGGCCTGACATCACCGTTTATCGGCGGTTCGATTGTGGCAACGCTGATGCTAAGCGCCACGGCAGCGGTCTTCCTCTTTCGCCCTTTACACCCCGCGCGGGCATTGGTTATCGGTACGCTGATGCTGATGGCGGGCGTCAGTGTCACCCTGACAGGTCTTTCTCTGCACAGTGTGGCCTTGCTCTATCTGGGCACCGCCATTGCGGGTCAGGGGTTTGGTTCGATTTTCTCCAGCGTGCTGAAAATCATTATGCAGTTAGCCGAAAGTCATGAGCGCGCCGGGCTGTTTTCGGCCTTTCTGATCAAAAGCTATCTCGCTTTTGCCCTGCCTGCGATTGCGGCTGGCATTGCCGCACCCCATCTCGGTCTGAACCAGACTGCCTGGTATTATGGGATGACGATTATCGTGCTGGCGCTGGTGTCGCTGCTGGCGGTCCGGGGTCGTGCTTTAGCCGGAGCGGCCAGTACCTGA